Proteins from a single region of Malaclemys terrapin pileata isolate rMalTer1 chromosome 23, rMalTer1.hap1, whole genome shotgun sequence:
- the TRAPPC5 gene encoding trafficking protein particle complex subunit 5 — MDSRFTRGKSAILERSLTRPKTEVSLSAFSLLFSEIVQYCQNRVYSVSELQNKLSELGQQVGARILDVLVMREKNGKRETKVINILLFIKVTVWKALFGKEADKLEQANDDDKTYYIIEKEPLINTYISVPKENSTLNCASFTAGIVEAILTYSGFPAKVTAHWHKGTTLMIKFDESVIARDKALDGR; from the coding sequence ATGGATTCACGCTTCACTCGTGGGAAATCTGCCATCCTGGAGCGGTCTCTGACCCGGCCAAAGACGGAGGTCAGCCTGAGCGCGTTCTCTCTGCTCTTCTCCGAGATAGTCCAGTACTGTCAGAACCGGGTTTACTCCGTCTCAGAGCTGCAGAACAagctctctgagctgggccagcagGTGGGAGCTCGCATCCTGGATGTGCTGGTCATGCGGGAGAAAAACGGCAAGCGGGAGACCAAGGTCATCAACATTCTCCTCTTCATCAAGGTGACGGTGTGGAAGGCCTTGTTCGGAAAGGAGGCAGACAAGCTGGAGCAGGCCAACGACGATGACAAGACCTACTACATCATCGAGAAAGAGCCGCTTATCAACACGTACATCTCAGTGCCCAAGGAGAACAGCACGCTCAACTGTGCCTCCTTCACAGCTGGCATCGTGGAAGCCATCCTCACCTACAGCGGCTTCCCCGCCAAGGTGACAGCCCACTGGCACAAGGGCACCACCCTCATGATCAAATTCGATGAGTCCGTCATCGCGCGAGACAAAGCCCTGGACGGCCGCTGA